The Arachis hypogaea cultivar Tifrunner chromosome 16, arahy.Tifrunner.gnm2.J5K5, whole genome shotgun sequence genome contains a region encoding:
- the LOC112757407 gene encoding uncharacterized protein At4g02000-like, with protein sequence MGNALKAIWENPEGFSVSDKGDNYFQFFFNKEVDVLRVECGSPWLFKNYVLHVKRRKEDQKGDEEIVSNFPVWVQFCGLPESFKTLEVGRKLGERLGTVLEISKFQMKGRETRIVKAKINIEATKKVRDQLIVAGTNKKEVEVALRYERLRKFCTYCAKLGHKVKNCHDLLKNTESDRVKEDDIGEWVKASQVGIRINSER encoded by the coding sequence ATGGGGAATGCTTTAAAGGCTATATGGGAAAATCCAGAGGGATTTAGCGTGAGTGACAAAGGAGACAATTACTTccaattcttttttaataaagagGTGGATGTCTTGCGTGTTGAATGTGGTTCTCCATGGCTATTCAAGAATTACGTGCTCCATGTCAAGAGACGGAAGGAAGATCAGAAGGGTGATGAAGAGATTGTTTCTAATTTTCCAGTTTGGGTTCAATTTTGCGGTTTGCCAGAATCGTTTAAAACCCTCGAAGTTGGACGTAAATTGGGAGAGAGGCTGGGCACAGTATTGGAGATAAGTAAATTCCAGATGAAAGGCAGAGAAACTAGGATTGTAAAGGCCAAGATCAATATTGAAGCTACCAAGAAAGTGAGGGATCAGTTAATTGTTGCAGGAACTAATAAAAAGGAGGTAGAGGTGGCATTGCGCTATGAGAGACTTAGAAAGTTCTGTACCTACTGTGCAAAATTGGGGCACAAGGTGAAAAACTGCCATGATCTGCTGAAGAACACAGAGAGTGATAGGGTAAAAGAGGATGACATTGGCGAATGGGTTAAAGCCAGCCAAGTGGGAATACGAATTAACTCTGAAAGATAA